In Silene latifolia isolate original U9 population chromosome 3, ASM4854445v1, whole genome shotgun sequence, a single window of DNA contains:
- the LOC141648056 gene encoding boron transporter 4-like, whose product MRRPFHGIASDLNGRMSCYKQDWINGIRSGFGILAPTTYIFFASALPVIAFGEQLSRDTDGSLSTVETLASTAICGIIHSIFGGQPLLILGVAEPTVIMYSYLYNFAKGNKDLGQQLYLAWAGWVCVWTALLLVLLSIFNVATIINRFTRVAGELFGMLITVLFLQEAIKGIVSEFKTPKADDPKQDIYQFQWRYVNGLLGTIFSFGVLLTALKSRRARAWRYGTTDARSFIADYGVPSMVVLWTVLSFSVPSGVPSGVPRRLYSPLPWQSPSLYHWTVIKDMGKVPVAYIFGAFIPALMVAGLYFFDHSVASQLAQQKEFNLKRPSAYHYDILLLGFMTLLCGLIGLPPSNGVLPQSPMHTKSLAVLKKQLMGRKMVETAKESIRQNATTTEIYGQMQDVFIEMDQSPDTHEVVRELEDLKKAVIKGNNKEGKDETAFRLENIDDYLPVRVNEQRVSNLLQSCLVAGAVFAMPVIKLIPTSVLWGYFAFMAIDSLPGSQFWERILLLFITPSRRYKVLEEAHASFVESVPFKYIAGFTLFQAVYLLICFGVTWIPIAGILFPLPFFLLISIRQYVLPKLFQPFHLQELDAAEYEEIAGAPRRALSMSFKERQSLGDDQVGDDGEIFDELTTSRGEFKHRTVSFKNAQVHLPDNILPE is encoded by the exons ATGAGGCGGCCGTTTCATGGGATTGCTAGTGATCTCAATGGAAGAATGTCATGTTACAAGCAAGATTGGATTAATGGTATTCGATCCGGATTTGG GATACTTGCTCCAACTACTTACATCTTCTTTGCATCTGCTCTTCCTGTCATAGCCTTTGGTGAACAACTCAGCAGAGATACAG ATGGGAGTTTGAGCACAGTAGAGACATTAGCATCAACAGCAATATGTGGGATCATACACTCAATATTTGGTGGGCAGCCTCTTTTAATTCTAGGTGTTGCAGAACCAACTGTCATCATGTACTCTTACCTTTATAACTTTGCCAAAGGAAATAAAGACTTGGGTCAACAACTTTACCTGGCTTGGGCTGGATG GGTATGTGTATGGACTGCTCTCTTGCTTGTTCTTCTTTCAATATTCAATGTTGCCACGATTATTAATCGATTCACAAGGGTCGCTGGGGAGCTCTTTGGCATGTTAATTACAGTTCTTTTCCTCCAAGAGGCTATCAAG GGGATAGTAAGTGAATTTAAAACCCCTAAGGCTGATGATCCTAAACAAGATATATACCAATTTCAATGGCGGTATGTGAatggattgcttggaaccatatTTAGCTTTGGGGTCCTTTTGACGGCCTTAAAAAGTCGAAGAGCAAGAGCATGGCGCTATGGAACAACCGATGCTAGGAGTTTTATTGCTGACTATGGTGTTCCTTCCATGGTTGTCCTTTGGACAGTTTTATCATTCAGTGTTCCTTCCGGAGTTCCTAGTGGAGTACCCAGAAGGCTATATAGCCCTTTGCCTTGGCAATCTCCATCTCTTTATCACTGGACTGTTATTAAG GATATGGGTAAGGTACCAGTGGCGTATATATTTGGAGCCTTCATTCCGGCATTGATGGTGGCGGGACTGTACTTCTTTGACCATAGTGTTGCTTCACAACTTGCACAGCAAAAGGAGTTTAATTTGAAAAGGCCTTCTGCCTACCATTATGATATCTTGTTGCTTGGATTCATG ACTTTGCTGTGTGGATTAATCGGACTTCCTCCATCAAACGGAGTCCTCCCGCAATCTCCTATGCATACAAAGAGCCTGGCTGTTCTCAAGAAACAG CTGATGGGCAGAAAGATGGTGGAGACTGCTAAAGAAAGCATAAGACAGAATGCTACTACCACTGAAATTTATGGACAGATGCAAGATGTGTTCATTGAAATGGATCAGAGCCCAGAT ACTCATGAAGTTGTGAGAGAACTAGAAGATCTGAAAAAAGCAGTGATCAAGGGAAACAACAAAGAAGGGAAGGATGAAACCGCCTTTAGACTGGAAAACATCGATGATTATCTGCCTGTAAGAGTGAACGAACAAAGAGTTAGCAACTTGTTACAGTCGTGTTTAGTGGCAGGGGCTGTGTTTGCAATGCCTGTGATCAAGCTCATACCCACTTCCGTCCTTTGGGGATACTTTGCCTTTATGGCCATTGATAGCCTTCCTGGTAGCCAGTTCTGGGAAAGAATCCTACTCCTTTTCATCACTCCCTCTCGACGCTACAA GGTTTTGGAAGAAGCTCATGCTTCATTTGTAGAATCAGTGCCCTTCAAATACATAGCTGGGTTCACGCTATTCCAAGCAGTGTACTTGTTGATTTGCTTTGGAGTAACTTGGATACCAATTGCCGGGAttcttttccctttgcctttctTCCTTTTGATAAGTATACGACAGTACGTTCTCCCCAAGCTGTTCCAACCGTTTCACCTACAAGAACTCGATGCAGCTGAGTACGAGGAGATTGCTGGTGCACCAAGACGTGCCCTCAGCATGTCTTTCAAG GAGAGACAATCTCTTGGCGACGATCAAGTGGGAGATGATGGTGAAATATTTGATGAGCTGACTACCAGCAGAGGGGAGTTCAAGCACCGAACTGTGAGCTTTAAAAACGCTCAG GTTCACCTTCCAGACAATATCCTTCCAGAGTGA
- the LOC141648057 gene encoding coatomer subunit delta-like: protein MVVLAASIISKSGKALVSRQFMEMSRIRVETLLAAFPKLIGTGKQHTYVETEDVRYVYQPIEALYLLVVTNKQSNILEDLDTLRMLSKLVPEYAYSLDEEGISSAAFELIFAFDEVISIGHKESVTVAMVKQYCEMESQEEKLHKLVVASKINETKDLMKRKANEIDKSKIEKNKSYMSSMGPGRLESGFSEMSISSSNSNYGPSSALSLSTDFDSYSTKSKAPARPATAANAPPKGLGMKLGKSQRTNQFLESLKAEGEVIVEDVPPALSKSKAAAPPPTDPITLSVEEKLNVTLKRDGGLSNFDVQGTLALQILEEKDAYIQVQVESAGHPSVVFKTHPNINRDQYSNENILGLKDPNRPFPCNQGGDGVGLLKWRMQSTDESVVPLTINCWPSVSGSDTYVSIEYEASSMFDLQNVVISVPLPALREAPNVTQIEGEWRYDSRNSILEWSIVLIDNSNRSGALEFVVPASDSSAFFPISVRFTATNTFSDLKVVNILPLKGGAPPKFAQRIQLHTENYQVV, encoded by the exons ATG GTTGTCCTTGCTGCATCTATTATTAGCAAGTCTGGCAAAG CTCTTGTTTCGAGACAGTTTATGGAAATGTCACGCATAAGAGTTGAGACCCTTCTTGCCGCGTTTCCCAAACTGATAGGAACTGGGAAGCAGCATACATATGTTGAAACAGAAGATGTGCGATATGTCTACCAGCCAATTGAAGCTCTTTACCTGCTTGTTGTTACTAATAAGCAGAGTAACATATTGGAAGACTTGGACACTTTAAGGATGCTTTCTAAGCTG gtaCCTGAATATGCTTACTCTTTAGACGAAGAAGGAATAAGTAGCGCGGCTTTTGAGCTGATATTTGCCTTTGACGAGGTCATCTCTATTGGGCACAAGGAAAGTGTCACTGTTGCCATGGTAAAGCAATATTGCGAAATGGAAAGTCAGGAAGAGAAATTGCACAAGCTGGTTGTTGCAAGTAAGATTAATGAAACTAAGGATCTGATGAAGCGCAAAGCTAATGAAATTGATAAGAGCAag ATTGAAAAGAATAAAAGTTACATGTCATCTATGGGCCCTGGAAGACTTGAAAGTGGCTTCAGTGAGATGAGTATTTCTAGCAGCAACAGTAATTATGGACCTAGTTCAGCATTGAGTTTATCAACTGATTTTGATTCATACTCTACCAAGTCGAAAG CACCAGCTCGTCCAGCAACGGCTGCCAATGCCCCTCCTAAGGGTCTTGGAATGAAGCTTGGTAAATCACAGAGGACCAATCAATTTTTGGAATCCCTAAAAGCTGAAGGTGAAGTGATTGTTGAGGATGTTCCACCAGCCTTAAGCAAGTCCAAGGCTGCTGCTCCACCACCAACTGATCCCATAACTCTCTCTGTTGAAGAAAAACTCAATGTGACACTAAAACGAGATGGAGGACTCAGTAATTTTGATGTTCAAGGAACTTTGGCACTTCAGATACTTGAGGAAAAAGATGCTTATATTCAAGTTCAG GTTGAGTCTGCTGGTCATCCTAGCGTTGTATTCAAAACGCACCCTAATATCAACAGAGATCAGTACTCAAATGAAAATATTTTGGGTCTCAAAGATCCAAACAGGCCTTTCCCTTGCAACCAAGGAGGAGATGGTGTTGGACTCTTAAAATGGAGAATGCAGAGCACAGACGAATCAGTTGTTCCATTGACTA TTAACTGTTGGCCCTCTGTTTCTGGAAGTGACACTTACGTCAGCATTGAGTATGAAGCTTCGTCTATGTTTGATCTACAAAATGTCGTGATTTCAGTTCCCCTCCCAGCACTCCGAGAAGCACCAAATGTAACACAAATTGAGGGTGAATGGAG GTATGATTCCAGAAACTCTATCTTGGAGTGGTCCATTGTTCTGATAGATAACTCTAACCGAAG TGGAGCACTTGAGTTTGTGGTTCCTGCTTCAGATTCATCTGCCTTTTTCCCCATCTCTGTACGGTTCACAGCTACAAATACATTCAGTGACCTCAAG GTCGTTAACATCCTGCCATTAAAAGGTGGAGCCCCTCCAAAATTCGCTCAGAGAATCCAGCTCCACACGGAAAATTACCAAGTGGTGTGA